The Micromonospora krabiensis genome window below encodes:
- a CDS encoding ArsR/SmtB family transcription factor, which yields MSTVAADRIDDDLWSAIGDPTRRRMLDLLLVEGEGTATGLSQQMPVTRQAVAKHLAVLDRVGLVRPAPAGREKRYRVDEAQLARAVAQLSTVGAAWDARLQRIKRIAEAIQRNRQD from the coding sequence GTGAGCACGGTGGCGGCCGACCGGATCGACGACGACCTGTGGTCCGCGATCGGCGACCCGACCCGGCGTCGGATGCTCGACCTGCTGCTCGTCGAGGGCGAGGGCACCGCCACCGGTCTGAGCCAGCAGATGCCCGTCACCCGTCAGGCCGTGGCCAAGCACCTCGCCGTTCTGGACCGGGTCGGCCTCGTGCGGCCGGCGCCCGCCGGCCGGGAGAAGCGGTACCGGGTGGACGAGGCGCAGCTCGCCCGGGCAGTGGCCCAACTGTCGACGGTCGGGGCGGCGTGGGACGCCCGGCTCCAGCGGATCAAGCGGATCGCGGAGGCCATCCAGCGCAAC
- a CDS encoding SRPBCC family protein, which produces MEFGTIEREIWVEAPPEVVFEVVSSPDHLKQWWPDDARYDPTPGSTGEIVFGDPDAEGAIVSFTVVDARPPRSFSFRWTHPAGEAAVEGNSLLVTFELTPSRGGTLLRMTETGFREMGWEIAVLEQQYRDHVSGWDFYLPRLAPYAATLGVRP; this is translated from the coding sequence ATGGAGTTCGGGACCATCGAGCGCGAGATCTGGGTCGAGGCGCCACCCGAGGTCGTCTTCGAGGTGGTGAGCAGCCCCGACCACCTCAAGCAGTGGTGGCCGGACGACGCCCGGTACGACCCGACACCCGGGTCGACCGGAGAGATCGTCTTCGGCGACCCCGACGCCGAGGGAGCGATCGTCTCCTTCACCGTCGTCGACGCGCGACCACCCCGCAGCTTCTCGTTCCGGTGGACACACCCCGCCGGCGAGGCCGCCGTGGAGGGCAACTCGCTGCTGGTCACCTTCGAGCTGACCCCGTCCCGCGGCGGGACGCTGCTCCGCATGACCGAGACCGGCTTCCGCGAGATGGGCTGGGAGATCGCCGTCCTGGAGCAGCAGTACCGGGACCACGTCAGCGGCTGGGACTTCTACCTCCCGCGGCTGGCGCCGTACGCCGCCACGCTCGGGGTGCGGCCGTGA